The genomic DNA ATGAATAATCTGACCGCGCTGAGGCTCAACCGGAATATGAACGCCAAGCTGATCTCCAAAGGCCTGCGACCAGGCCCCACCCGCGATAACAACCTTACCGGCAGAGATCGTTTCTCCGTCTGTAATAACACCCGTAACCGCATCATCCTGGATACATAGCTGATCAACCCCAGCATGTTTGACCACAAGCCCCTTCGCTTCAGCAGCCCGATGCAGGGCAGCCGCCAGAAGCCGACCATCCACGCGGGCGGCATCGCGGTAGTAAATCGCACCGCGCACATCCCCTAGAGCGGGAAAGCGTCTGCGCGCCTCATCCGAAGAAATCTCGTACAAATCTTCCTCAGCCGGTTCACCGCGTTGGTCCCGGCGGTTAAAAATGTGTTGCCGCGCAATAGCAAAGGAATCTATTTCGTCATAAGAAACAGCGACAAGCATCATCCCACACGTTGCAAAACCCGTTTCCCCATCCTGTTCCGCCTGCAAATTATCCACCAATTGTGGATAATATTCGGAAGCAAACGCGGCGAGACGCAGCCAGGGATCTGGATCACGGGTATTGGTAGCGGGCGAAAGAATACCCGCACCAGCATCCGTAGCGCGCCCCGCATCCCTCCGGTCAACGAGCAGAGTCTTTGCACCGTCGCACACCAGATGATACGCGGCAGAAATCCCGACAACACCACCGCCGATAACAATAGTGTCATAAGTCATTTTTTCGATCTCTCTCCGTATTATCCCGACAGACCCCATATCTCAGCCGCAGTCCCGCCCAGAATGCGTTCTATATCCCCATCCGTCAGAAAGGGCAACCCCTCGCGAATAAGACGCAGTTCATCAGCAAGCGTGGGCCACTTGTGCTTGACCCGGTGATACCCGGGATAACCAGTCCCCCAGACCGTACGCTGAGCAGTAAAAACCGCCAGCGCCGCCTCAATATAGGGATGCACATCTTTGTACGGATGAGCTTCTTGCGAACGCCCAGCCACATCCGAAAGTTTAAAAAACACATTGTCAAAACGCGCCAGATCCAGAATCGGCTGATATTTAGCAAGCGGACAATCTATTTGCGGGTACCCCATATGGTCTAAGATAAGAACAGTATCCGGACACCGCCGCGCAATCGCAGCGACCTGATCCGCATCCTCGGGCCGCAAATGAAACTGGATAATCGCATCAAGCGCCGCGATCTCTTCCCACATCGGACCGTTCTGCTCCGTAAGCAGAATCTTCTCATCGAGATAATACATCGGATGCAAACGGAACCCAACCAGACCGCGCTCCCGAATCCAGTAGCGCACCTGCTCGGCATTATCGGGATCCTGGGGATCAACAAGACCATGCCCGACAAACCGATCCGGATACCGAACCACCGAATCCGCGATATAACCATTATCCCAGGTGGACCAACTCGTCTGCACGAGCACCGTCCAATCCACCCCTTCGGCATCCATATCAGCCAAAAGTTCCTCGGCAGTACCCGGCTCATCAGGATAGCTATTCCACGTCGGCGCAGTGGGACCAACCGGATACTTATCCGAAATTTCCCAAATGTGAACGTGCGTATCTACAATCATAAAAAAGTCCTATAAGAAGCAAAAGCCCGATGGATAACCGGTCCACCGGGCTTATTCATATAGCTTGAGGGATGTGCATAATTCCACATAATCGCGTCACACATCCAACGCTTGCTCAAATGCCTCAAGACTGGACACCTGGATCGCCGTACGATGCAACTTCTTCAGGCGTTGCAAATCTTCTATAGCTGCAATGCGTGTGGATAGAGGGTGCGCTTCGCCCAAGTCAAATCGAATCTCCAACACTTCGAGGATATCTTCGAGCGTGCTTTTTCTTTCGCCCTGCTCAATACCTTGCTCAATACCTTGCTCAATACCTTGCTCAATACCTTGCTCAATGCCCTGCTTCATAATGTATTGTGTAAACGATGATTCGCGCATGATTGCGTCCATAAGACCCTCCTGTAAGAGAATGCGATTGATCAGTGTCTGATCATACTCTAACCCACTCAATATCATCAACCGCTCCAAAATGTCAACCTTTATTGATTCATCCACCGGCAACCCATTCGCAGCGTCAACACAGTGACGCAGCCACGCCTCTGAATCTATCCCAACAGGACGTTTCATCAATGATACAAACGGAAACAAGCCCGAAGGTCCGCCATCTATAATGTCCTGTCCGTCTATTCCACTCAGCCGAATCACGCTATATTTGATCACAGCAAGATGGCCGGATATTTTCTGAACAAAGTGCCCCGGATCGCGCCGACCTGCACCGCGCCGCAAGTAGATCACACTGGAATAAATCGGCAGGTCGTGCTGCTCTATCGCACGTATAATATAGCCAGCCATGCGCAGCGGCATAGAAGGATCGTCAGTGGTTTGAAACTCCGTATGGATCAACGCCTCCTCACCTGCGATAAGGACGCGGATAAGGCTGTCCATGTGTCGTGTTTCAACGGTGTTTTGCTCTGTGTCGAGGATGTCGAGGACTTCTACATCGTCCTGTCCGAATGTGAGGCGGATGAAGTCTTTGGGGTAGGTTTGGATGAGGTCTTTAGAGATGGTGTCATATTCGGCCATGTGAGATGCCTCGCGTCTGATGGATGAATTTGATCAGACACAAAGCAAATATCAGGCCAACATCACAGAAATTGAACGATAAATTGTATGGACAGAAACTCAAGAACCCTCATCAGGCTTTTAATATGCTATATTGCGCCTTAACTTAAATGTAGGGATCGCCTTTGGAGACACATACAAATCGAACTCGCCGGGATACAAAAGTGTACGTTTTGATCCATGAATGGCGAGGTATCGTGAAAGATTTTTACATTTAAAAAAATAGCGGTCTGCCGAGAATTGGCCTCCCGCGCTGTGCTTAATGGCCTTTTGGGGATCGGCTGATGGCATAAACAAAAGCCCAATGGATAAATACACCATCGGGCTTATTCATATAGTTTGAGGAATGCGCATAATTCCATATATAATCGCGTCACGCATCCAACGCTTGCTCAAATGCTTCAAGGCTGGACACCTGAATCGCTGCACGATGCAACTGCTTGAGGCGGTACAGATCTTCGATGGCCGCAATGCGAGCAGATAAGGGGTCTGATTCATCCAAATCAAATCGAATCTCTAACACATCCAGAAGGTCTTCAATAGCGCGTTCTCTACTTCCTTCCTCAATACCTTGTTGGGTAAGGGATTGAAAATAAGATGATTCGCGGACGAGATCCATGACGCCCTCTTTGATGAGCGCTTTAGAAATGGTTTCAGCATCGTAATTCAATCCGCTCAAGATCGCCATACTTGCGAGATTATTGGCCTTAGCTAACCGATCCGTATGGGTGTGACGCTGTGGTTTTTCGTCATGCATTGTAAAACCCCCTTAATCCGTTTCATCTAATATTTGTTGAAATGCTTCAAGATTAGACACCTGGACCGCTGCGCGGTGCAACTGCTTGAGGCGTTGCACATCGTTGATAGTGGCAATGCAAG from Gemmatimonadota bacterium includes the following:
- a CDS encoding FAD-dependent oxidoreductase, giving the protein MTYDTIVIGGGVVGISAAYHLVCDGAKTLLVDRRDAGRATDAGAGILSPATNTRDPDPWLRLAAFASEYYPQLVDNLQAEQDGETGFATCGMMLVAVSYDEIDSFAIARQHIFNRRDQRGEPAEEDLYEISSDEARRRFPALGDVRGAIYYRDAARVDGRLLAAALHRAAEAKGLVVKHAGVDQLCIQDDAVTGVITDGETISAGKVVIAGGAWSQAFGDQLGVHIPVEPQRGQIIHLSLGDTDTSSWPIISAVRGHYMVPWPDGRVVVGATRETGSGFEARTTAAGVLEVLAEALRVAPGLAQAEVREIRVGLRPYTEDHLPVLGHVPSIQNVYLATGHGPTGLQLGPYSGKLIADLVPGKDLETEIDAYQITRFL
- a CDS encoding amidohydrolase family protein, which produces MIVDTHVHIWEISDKYPVGPTAPTWNSYPDEPGTAEELLADMDAEGVDWTVLVQTSWSTWDNGYIADSVVRYPDRFVGHGLVDPQDPDNAEQVRYWIRERGLVGFRLHPMYYLDEKILLTEQNGPMWEEIAALDAIIQFHLRPEDADQVAAIARRCPDTVLILDHMGYPQIDCPLAKYQPILDLARFDNVFFKLSDVAGRSQEAHPYKDVHPYIEAALAVFTAQRTVWGTGYPGYHRVKHKWPTLADELRLIREGLPFLTDGDIERILGGTAAEIWGLSG